A single region of the Lagopus muta isolate bLagMut1 chromosome 24, bLagMut1 primary, whole genome shotgun sequence genome encodes:
- the AHCYL1 gene encoding S-adenosylhomocysteine hydrolase-like protein 1 isoform X2 gives MSVPEPAGGEEAKQAKEAEDAEKFSFMATVTKAPKKQIQFADDMQEFTKFPTKTGRRSLSRSISQSSTDSYSSDSSDDEVSPREKQQTNSKGSSNFCVKNIKQAEFGRREIEIAEQDMSALISLRKRAQGEKPLAGAKIVGCTHITAQTAVLIETLCALGAQCRWSACNIYSTQNEVAAALAEAGVAVFAWKGESEDDFWWCIDRCVNVDGWQANMILDDGGDLTHWVYKKYPNIFKKIRGIVEESVTGVHRLYQLSKAGKLCVPAMNVNDSVTKQKFDNLYCCRESILDGLKRTTDVMFGGKQVVVCGYGEVGKGCCAALKALGAIVYVTEIDPICALQACMDGFRVVKLSEVIRQVDVVITCTGNKNVVTREHLDRMKNSCIVCNMGHSNTEIDVTSLRTPELTWERVRSQVDHVIWPDGKRVVLLAEGRLLNLSCSTVPTFVLSITATTQALALIELYNAPEGRYKQDVYLLPKKMDEYVASLHLPSFDAHLTELTDDQAKYLGLNKNGPFKPNYYRY, from the exons CAAAtccagtttgcagatgacatgcAGGAGTTCACCAAGTTCCCAACCAAGACCGGCCGCCGCTCCCTGTCCCGCTCCATCTCGCAGTCTTCCACTGACAGCTACAGCTCTG ACAGCTCTGATGATGAGGTGTCTCCCCGTGAGAAGCAGCAAACCAActccaaaggcagcagcaactTCTGCGTGAAGAACATCAAGCAGGCAGAGTTTGGACGCCGGGAGATTGAGATCGCTGAGCAAG ACATGTCTGCTCTGATTTCACTCAGGAAGCGAGCTCAAGGGGAGAAACCTTTGGCCGGAGCTAAAATCGTAGGCTGTACACACATTACAGCACAGACTGCG GTGCTGATTGAGACGCTGTGTGCATTGGGGGCGCAGTGCCGCTGGTCTGCCTGCAACATCTACTCCACCCAGAACGAGGTGGCAGCTGCCTTGGCAGAAGCAG GTGTTGCCGTATTTGCCTGGAAGGGAGAGTCAGAGGATGACTTCTGGTGGTGCATTGACCGCTGTGTTAACGTAGATGGCTGGCAGGCTAACATG ATACTGGATGATGGTGGGGATCTGACCCATTGGGTTTATAAGAAGTACCCCAACATATTCAAGAAGATCCGAGGGATTGTGGAGGAGAGTGTGACCGGTGTGCACAG GCTGTACCAGCTCTCCAAAGCTGGGAAGCTCTGCGTGCCGGCCATGAATGTGAACGACTCTGTGACCAAACAGAAATTTGACAACCTGTATTGCTGTCGGGAGTCCATCCTGGACGG CCTGAAGAGGACCACAGATGTGATGTTTGGAGGGAAGCAAGTGGTGGTTTGTGGCTATGGGGAG GTTGGCaagggatgctgtgctgctctgaaagccCTGGGAGCGATCGTCTACGTCACGGAGATCGACCCCATCTGCGCCCTTCAAGCCTG CATGGATGGATTTCGGGTGGTGAAGCTGAGTGAAGTGATCCGTCAGGTCGACGTCGTCATTACCTGCACAG gaaaCAAGAACGTGGTGACCAGAGAACACCTGGATCGCATGAAGAACAGCTGCATCGTGTGCAACATGGGCCACTCCAACACAGAAATCGATGTG ACCAGCCTCCGGACCCCCGAGCTGACCTGGGAGCGGGTCCGATCCCAAGTGGACCACGTCATCTGGCCGGATGGGAAGAgggtggtgctgctggctgag GGCCGTCTTCTCAACCTGAGCTGCTCCACGGTCCCCACTTTCGTGCTCTCTATCACAGCCACCACTCAG GCTCTGGCTCTGATTGAGCTGTACAACGCTCCCGAGGGCCGCTACAAACAGGACGTGTACCTGCTGCCCAAGAAGATGG ATGAATACGTTGCCAGCTTGCACCTGCCTTCCTTCGATGCCCACCTGACGGAACTGACGGACGATCAGGCGAAATACCTGGGACTCAACAAAAACGGGCCTTTCAAACCCAACTACTACAG ATACTGA
- the AHCYL1 gene encoding S-adenosylhomocysteine hydrolase-like protein 1 isoform X1, whose amino-acid sequence MSVPEPAGGEEAKQAKEAEDAEKFSFMATVTKAPKKQIQFADDMQEFTKFPTKTGRRSLSRSISQSSTDSYSSAASYTDSSDDEVSPREKQQTNSKGSSNFCVKNIKQAEFGRREIEIAEQDMSALISLRKRAQGEKPLAGAKIVGCTHITAQTAVLIETLCALGAQCRWSACNIYSTQNEVAAALAEAGVAVFAWKGESEDDFWWCIDRCVNVDGWQANMILDDGGDLTHWVYKKYPNIFKKIRGIVEESVTGVHRLYQLSKAGKLCVPAMNVNDSVTKQKFDNLYCCRESILDGLKRTTDVMFGGKQVVVCGYGEVGKGCCAALKALGAIVYVTEIDPICALQACMDGFRVVKLSEVIRQVDVVITCTGNKNVVTREHLDRMKNSCIVCNMGHSNTEIDVTSLRTPELTWERVRSQVDHVIWPDGKRVVLLAEGRLLNLSCSTVPTFVLSITATTQALALIELYNAPEGRYKQDVYLLPKKMDEYVASLHLPSFDAHLTELTDDQAKYLGLNKNGPFKPNYYRY is encoded by the exons CAAAtccagtttgcagatgacatgcAGGAGTTCACCAAGTTCCCAACCAAGACCGGCCGCCGCTCCCTGTCCCGCTCCATCTCGCAGTCTTCCACTGACAGCTACAGCTCTG CTGCCTCCTACACAGACAGCTCTGATGATGAGGTGTCTCCCCGTGAGAAGCAGCAAACCAActccaaaggcagcagcaactTCTGCGTGAAGAACATCAAGCAGGCAGAGTTTGGACGCCGGGAGATTGAGATCGCTGAGCAAG ACATGTCTGCTCTGATTTCACTCAGGAAGCGAGCTCAAGGGGAGAAACCTTTGGCCGGAGCTAAAATCGTAGGCTGTACACACATTACAGCACAGACTGCG GTGCTGATTGAGACGCTGTGTGCATTGGGGGCGCAGTGCCGCTGGTCTGCCTGCAACATCTACTCCACCCAGAACGAGGTGGCAGCTGCCTTGGCAGAAGCAG GTGTTGCCGTATTTGCCTGGAAGGGAGAGTCAGAGGATGACTTCTGGTGGTGCATTGACCGCTGTGTTAACGTAGATGGCTGGCAGGCTAACATG ATACTGGATGATGGTGGGGATCTGACCCATTGGGTTTATAAGAAGTACCCCAACATATTCAAGAAGATCCGAGGGATTGTGGAGGAGAGTGTGACCGGTGTGCACAG GCTGTACCAGCTCTCCAAAGCTGGGAAGCTCTGCGTGCCGGCCATGAATGTGAACGACTCTGTGACCAAACAGAAATTTGACAACCTGTATTGCTGTCGGGAGTCCATCCTGGACGG CCTGAAGAGGACCACAGATGTGATGTTTGGAGGGAAGCAAGTGGTGGTTTGTGGCTATGGGGAG GTTGGCaagggatgctgtgctgctctgaaagccCTGGGAGCGATCGTCTACGTCACGGAGATCGACCCCATCTGCGCCCTTCAAGCCTG CATGGATGGATTTCGGGTGGTGAAGCTGAGTGAAGTGATCCGTCAGGTCGACGTCGTCATTACCTGCACAG gaaaCAAGAACGTGGTGACCAGAGAACACCTGGATCGCATGAAGAACAGCTGCATCGTGTGCAACATGGGCCACTCCAACACAGAAATCGATGTG ACCAGCCTCCGGACCCCCGAGCTGACCTGGGAGCGGGTCCGATCCCAAGTGGACCACGTCATCTGGCCGGATGGGAAGAgggtggtgctgctggctgag GGCCGTCTTCTCAACCTGAGCTGCTCCACGGTCCCCACTTTCGTGCTCTCTATCACAGCCACCACTCAG GCTCTGGCTCTGATTGAGCTGTACAACGCTCCCGAGGGCCGCTACAAACAGGACGTGTACCTGCTGCCCAAGAAGATGG ATGAATACGTTGCCAGCTTGCACCTGCCTTCCTTCGATGCCCACCTGACGGAACTGACGGACGATCAGGCGAAATACCTGGGACTCAACAAAAACGGGCCTTTCAAACCCAACTACTACAG ATACTGA
- the AHCYL1 gene encoding S-adenosylhomocysteine hydrolase-like protein 1 isoform X3 gives MQEFTKFPTKTGRRSLSRSISQSSTDSYSSAASYTDSSDDEVSPREKQQTNSKGSSNFCVKNIKQAEFGRREIEIAEQDMSALISLRKRAQGEKPLAGAKIVGCTHITAQTAVLIETLCALGAQCRWSACNIYSTQNEVAAALAEAGVAVFAWKGESEDDFWWCIDRCVNVDGWQANMILDDGGDLTHWVYKKYPNIFKKIRGIVEESVTGVHRLYQLSKAGKLCVPAMNVNDSVTKQKFDNLYCCRESILDGLKRTTDVMFGGKQVVVCGYGEVGKGCCAALKALGAIVYVTEIDPICALQACMDGFRVVKLSEVIRQVDVVITCTGNKNVVTREHLDRMKNSCIVCNMGHSNTEIDVTSLRTPELTWERVRSQVDHVIWPDGKRVVLLAEGRLLNLSCSTVPTFVLSITATTQALALIELYNAPEGRYKQDVYLLPKKMDEYVASLHLPSFDAHLTELTDDQAKYLGLNKNGPFKPNYYRY, from the exons atgcAGGAGTTCACCAAGTTCCCAACCAAGACCGGCCGCCGCTCCCTGTCCCGCTCCATCTCGCAGTCTTCCACTGACAGCTACAGCTCTG CTGCCTCCTACACAGACAGCTCTGATGATGAGGTGTCTCCCCGTGAGAAGCAGCAAACCAActccaaaggcagcagcaactTCTGCGTGAAGAACATCAAGCAGGCAGAGTTTGGACGCCGGGAGATTGAGATCGCTGAGCAAG ACATGTCTGCTCTGATTTCACTCAGGAAGCGAGCTCAAGGGGAGAAACCTTTGGCCGGAGCTAAAATCGTAGGCTGTACACACATTACAGCACAGACTGCG GTGCTGATTGAGACGCTGTGTGCATTGGGGGCGCAGTGCCGCTGGTCTGCCTGCAACATCTACTCCACCCAGAACGAGGTGGCAGCTGCCTTGGCAGAAGCAG GTGTTGCCGTATTTGCCTGGAAGGGAGAGTCAGAGGATGACTTCTGGTGGTGCATTGACCGCTGTGTTAACGTAGATGGCTGGCAGGCTAACATG ATACTGGATGATGGTGGGGATCTGACCCATTGGGTTTATAAGAAGTACCCCAACATATTCAAGAAGATCCGAGGGATTGTGGAGGAGAGTGTGACCGGTGTGCACAG GCTGTACCAGCTCTCCAAAGCTGGGAAGCTCTGCGTGCCGGCCATGAATGTGAACGACTCTGTGACCAAACAGAAATTTGACAACCTGTATTGCTGTCGGGAGTCCATCCTGGACGG CCTGAAGAGGACCACAGATGTGATGTTTGGAGGGAAGCAAGTGGTGGTTTGTGGCTATGGGGAG GTTGGCaagggatgctgtgctgctctgaaagccCTGGGAGCGATCGTCTACGTCACGGAGATCGACCCCATCTGCGCCCTTCAAGCCTG CATGGATGGATTTCGGGTGGTGAAGCTGAGTGAAGTGATCCGTCAGGTCGACGTCGTCATTACCTGCACAG gaaaCAAGAACGTGGTGACCAGAGAACACCTGGATCGCATGAAGAACAGCTGCATCGTGTGCAACATGGGCCACTCCAACACAGAAATCGATGTG ACCAGCCTCCGGACCCCCGAGCTGACCTGGGAGCGGGTCCGATCCCAAGTGGACCACGTCATCTGGCCGGATGGGAAGAgggtggtgctgctggctgag GGCCGTCTTCTCAACCTGAGCTGCTCCACGGTCCCCACTTTCGTGCTCTCTATCACAGCCACCACTCAG GCTCTGGCTCTGATTGAGCTGTACAACGCTCCCGAGGGCCGCTACAAACAGGACGTGTACCTGCTGCCCAAGAAGATGG ATGAATACGTTGCCAGCTTGCACCTGCCTTCCTTCGATGCCCACCTGACGGAACTGACGGACGATCAGGCGAAATACCTGGGACTCAACAAAAACGGGCCTTTCAAACCCAACTACTACAG ATACTGA